The following proteins come from a genomic window of Salvia hispanica cultivar TCC Black 2014 chromosome 4, UniMelb_Shisp_WGS_1.0, whole genome shotgun sequence:
- the LOC125221175 gene encoding uncharacterized protein LOC125221175, with protein sequence MDWFNSDQRQMDDFVNSQNWQVPPTPDPDATSSPGLPTNMDMESPVSTDEYDISDMEPAQRRGKGKGKVADEDGPKKYSPQETMWLAKNYVDVSEDAVVGNQQSGKVFWQRIADKYNTGRPEGSFEHTYVKLRKHWGRVQKEINKWNGKWTNVVRMWPSGHSEMDLVDKAKADYFADGKKHFKYFDVWKLVEKSPKYTGGAEAAAKRTKVAAGHYTSSEGGPPINLNVTDDDFFLSSPGTESRSMGTKAAKRKTKGKATASYSAMPPPPPNPSLDKISDSMSDMSITLRMGQLTELTSRDTSRMSEYELELHREMIEYLRAQMKKK encoded by the coding sequence ATGGATTGGTTTAACAGTGACCAACGCCAGATGGACGATTTCGTGAACTCCCAGAACTGGCAAGTGCCGCCGACACCCGATCCAGATGCAACATCTAGTCCCGGGCTGCCTACCAATATGGACATGGAATCGCCAGTTAGCACTGATGAGTATGATATCAGCGATATGGAGCCCGCTCAACGgaggggcaagggcaagggcaaggttGCCGATGAGGATGGGCCGAAGAAGTATAGTCCGCAGGAGACAATGTGGTTGGCCAAGAACTATGTCGACGTCTCCGAGGACGCTGTGGTCGGCAACCAACAAAGCGGCAAAGTGTTCTGGCAGCGGATTGCAGATAAGTACAACACTGGTCGACCCGAAGGCTCATTCGAGCATACCTACGTGAAGCTACGCAAGCATTGGGGTCGGGTGCAGAAGGAGATTAACAAGTGGAATGGCAAGTGGACTAACGTAGTCCGGATGTGGCCGAGCGGGCACAGCGAGATGGACCTTGTGGACAAGGCCAAGGCAGATTACTTCGCTGACGGGAAGAAGCACTTCAAGTACTTCGACGTTTGGAAGCTTGTTGAGAAGAGCCCGAAGTACACTGGTGGGGCTGAAGCGGCGGCGAAGAGAACCAAAGTCGCCGCCGGACACTACACTTCGAGCGAAGGAGGTCCGCCAATCAACCTCAACGTGACAGACGATGACTTCTTCCTCTCATCTCCTGGTACTGAAAGCCGTTCGATGGGCACAAAGGCGGCAAAGAGGAAAACAAAGGGGAAGGCAACTGCGAGCTACTCCGCtatgccgccgccgccacccaaTCCTTCCTTGGACAAGATATCAGACTCTATGTCGGATATGAGTATTACGTTGCGGATGGGCCAGCTGACGGAGTTGACATCGAGGGATACCTCGAGAATGTCGGAGTACGAGCTCGAATTGCACCGTGAGATGATCGAATACCTTCGCgcacaaatgaagaaaaagtag
- the LOC125221176 gene encoding uncharacterized protein LOC125221176: protein MPSYAKFLKDVVSQKRKWGQYETVNLTESCSAIIQKKLPAKKSDPGSFTIECTIGNCFVENALCDLGASINLMPLSFFNKLNIGKLKSTSITLQMADRSISYPSGIVEDILVRVNDFIFPVDFVVLDMEEDRVVPLILGRPFLATGKAMIDVSKGELTLRLNDESVRIWLKVEKG from the exons ATGCCGAGCTATGCAAAGTTCCTCAAGGATGTTGTCTCACAAAAGAGGAAATGGGGGCAATATGAGACGGTCAACTTAACGGAGAGTTGTAGTGCAATTATTCAAAAGAAGCTACCGGCCAAGAAGTCGGATCCGGGGAGCTTTACTATTGAGTGCACTATTGGAAATTGCTTTGTGGAGAATGCCTTGTGCGATCTAGGTGCTAGCATCAATCTTATGCCATTGTCCTTCTTCAACAAGTTGAATATTGGCAAGTTGAAGTCCACTAGCATTACTTTACAAATGGCCGATAGATCTATATCATATCCCTCGGGCATAGTTGAAGATATTTTGGTGAGGGTGAATGACTTCATATTCCCCGTTGACTTTGTGGTGTTGGATATGGAAGAGGATAGAGTTGTACCTCTTATATTGGGGAGACCGTTCCTTGCTACCGGGAAGGCCATGATAGATGTTTCAAAGGGAGAGCTTACACTCCGCCTTAATGATGAgagtgttaga ATTTGGCTTAAGGTCGAGAAAGGTTAG